The segment GAGTTCGGTGAGCGCAACTTTGCAATGTTTGCATTTGCAGGCCCACAAGAAGACCCGTCGAATTCATGTCACTGTTTCCAAACCCCTTAAAATTGGTTAAAATTTCAATTCTTGTTTCATTTAGCTCATTAAATTACTATTGTTAATTGGTTTACTAATGAAGATTAGTAAAAgacaaattttacattttagtcaataatttgattgattataattacattttatatgaataaaacatgttttctctCGTTAGAATTGCTCAAAATAGATTACTTTATCTCATTAAGTAATTGGTTACTGgatttttattgtgaaaaatataaatttaagaATGATTAGTCAAATCAACTTTGTTTTATCAGATAATTGCTTAATTATGATTACCTTGTATACGATTAAAAATTTGTATGAATTATCTTATTGAAatctattttacattttctaaataaaaaaattagagtgcaattgaatttattataaatcaaatttgcattattttaataaaataaaaagatattgtaaatgtacaatgtattgtaaaacagaaaaagaatggGCATgagctattttattattaaacatattttagtgttaaaataaatgtttatgaacaacaataaaatgagtATGAATTATAATTCTATCATTAGAAAAACACTTTGCACATTAGCAATAtaggaaaatataaaaaactacttaaacaattacattaaaatgtatagcACTTAAGTTACATAAAAttgtactgtgtatatatatatatatataaatataatgtatgtgtatatatatgtcagTGATCCCTTcccataccactagagggagcctgctaCAACTATTTTCCACAAGAGTAACAGAATGTCCTGTATTGGCCCTGTGTGTCAGACACTTACATCCAAAAGACCAAGAAGTCGTATATTGACAGCCGCGCCCGCAGGAACCTGGGCAGCATCAACACGGAGCTGCAGGATGTGCAGAGGATCATGGTGGCCAATATTGAAGAGGTGCTGCAGCGAGGAGAGGCGCTGTCCGGTAAGTcgattggtgccttgagataagagtttcaTTGGTTCCGTGACCGCGCTGAATGCCCTCAACCAACTACgggggccaacttcaaaataaaagcctaacaaggcattgatgtccaatgtattaTTGGTGAGgctattttgaagttggcagcGTCCAGCGTGTTACTGTAATTTGGCTTGACAAACTTaggtttgttaaaaatgtaaggCAACGAGCTAGTAGCTACATTAACTGTGACTACGAGTTAATGTAGTcttttaaacaattgtttttacaATAACTCGTAGATTTACGTAAAcagcatcatttaaaaaatgtgcagaTTAACAATAGAACAGTAAGTTTTGACATCTAGGGTTGGGTTCGGCTTTAATGAATGGGAAGCAAACCTTACCTTTTTTCTAGCTGTATTTTTGCAGTGTCGCACAGGGCAGAATCAGTCAAATTCGATGTTCGTGCCTCCGCGCCAACAATGTCGATATGTCGTGGATAAAAGGAGGGCCAAAGAGCAAGAAATGAGGGAGACAGTCGAAGGGTAGTGATCTGTTCCTCTACTCAATACATAGACTTTTATCATTGCTCAGACAAAAACAATTCCTGGAAGTGTCAAAACAATATTGAGATATTGGTAGAAACACGTTTTCCTACAAAAACTCTGAAgatgggtcactcatatctcaaggcaacactgtacaGTAAACAGTTTGGACAAACTTGATGACTCTGCCTCTTTATCTGTGCTTTTTCCTCCTCAAAGCGCTGGACTCCAAGGCCAACAACTTATCCAGCCTGTCCAAGAAGTACCGCAGCGACGCCAAGTATCTGAACACGCGATCCACATATGCCAAGCTGGCGGCCGGCGGCGTCTTCTTCATCATGCTCATCGTTTATGTGCGCTTCTGGTGGCTCTGAGAAGACGGGACAGTACAGTAGTCTACAGACACACAACGCCACACTTTCAGAATTATAGAATAAAGCCTGACGGTTCTGGGATTATTGGCTCCACGGAGAAAAAGTCAACACGTGGGTGTCTTGAAGGCAAGTGTGTACAAAAACGAATGAACACCCAAGGGACTCTTGTtgtacgttaaaaaaaaaataaataaaaataaaaaaaaaagctgcttaaTTATATCTTCAAGACTGTCTCGTTTACTCCAAAGTTGGTTTTGGCATTCACTGATGttaaaacatgattaataatcaGACCTTCACAAGTGACAGCATTTATGAGGTGTTTTTGTATTCTGAAAGATGCACCATCATATTACACACTAAGACATAATATATGCCATACAGTAGTAAACCCCAGCACACTACATTTCTGCAACCTTTTCATCTTGTACAAAGTTTACCCTTGTAAATTTCCATGTCAGTCCAGTCgctggctgttttttttgttctgtctgCTATCTTGTGAATAAAAAGTGTTTGCACAGCACACAGTTCCTTGGACTCaattttgtggggaaaaaaataaatcagtgctctgcaaaaaaaaaggtcttaaactgatgttttgtttttacaacaaAGCAATTTACAGTACCTGCACAAAATATGTTtggtgctttattttttttctttctatcaATGCAGCAACGGAACCTGGAAATGTTTTATCAATCaacatatttgtatttgaacCTGAAATTACAAGAACACAAGCAAATACTGAAAAGAAATCATCTGTGGCGCTTGCATGTTTAATCTGTTCTGTGACTATGCTACCagtaatccgttccagcctcccccgcAAAACAACaaggttttttaaatttggaaaatagcactcgatatatactttaaaaacatatagtaataattacatggaatgtaaagaattgtgTTTGACTTGGCCACCGGAGGGCACTATAGTAGTCATGTAgtacacacaaatgaagaagagtttcaacTATAAGTGAGTGACTCAAGGGGATGCcgtattgtcattttttttttgcagagtgtAACAAATATATGCCTAGAATAGCAGACAAAGGAAACATTTTGTGGTTTTAAGTACACAATTCTTggatatttagtttgacagtaaacttcaactggaattGGCAGTGAACAACTTGATGCCTCTtcctttgtttttccccccagaagAATTTTTGCCGAATTTGTGGGAAGTATATCAATGGCGCAGGCATTGCTAAGCTTGGTTGGAAGAAACAAGTCCACAATTGCCACTattgtgggaggggggggggggggggggggggggacgtttTTGTTGCTGCTGACATGCCCAAGAGAGTGAAGTATCTTTGAAGGGACCGAGAGAAAACCTctgggcaaagtggaaaagctgCAAACAGCTAGCGAGTGATAGCATTTCCGAGACTATCGTTTGCGAGAAGGCGAGTCACTTACGTCGCCGCAAGCCAAGAAGTCAAGATAAAGTGGATTTTGTAGCGACCTGGTTGTCAAATTAAGGGATTTTGTGATTTCCGACTAGCTGTGAACGCACCAGAGGGTCCCGTGACGTGACAATGTTTGCATATCCTATTTGTAGAAATAAACAAtattcatgtatttaacttttgtccgaagacaccagccagaAAGAAAATACTATTTTAGCTCGGcatcaaacaatcatgtcatcaatccTAGTTATGCTttttagcgtagcatacactgGAAGTCGGCTATCCCGTGTTCCGCGTtgggtcacgtgacgttccgcataaaGCGGATTAGGTTcctaaatcgaggttccactgtatcgcTTCTTGACCGCGTCGCTTTGTGCAGAGATAGAGTCGGAGGATTCGAGCTTGGGTGATCTCGTAAACTTCCTCCAGTGTGCTGGCGGAGTCGAGCTGGTGCTCCGCAAAGTCCGTTATTCGCGTTTGATAGTCGGAGAGTTGACCGTCGGGGAAGAAAATGCCCTCTGccatcatttgaatttcttgCACCGTCTTGCTTTTTTCAATGCACAGGGACTTGGTGCCACCGCCTCTGCCGGACCTCACTTGTTTGAATCTCTTTTCTTTCCAgtcaaaattcatccatcctaATTCCAGTCGTCTTTTTGCTCTCTTGCCATTTCCGTTGCCAAATAAATAGCTTCCCCGACTGCAAGAGGGCGGCGTGGGTCGCCTGTCCACGATAACCTTCCTCCTCGCCTCTGAAGTTGGATTTCGGCAGAAGGCGACGACCGCTATCCTGTCACCGTAATGGGGGATGTACTTCTGAAGCTCTTCATCCGACATGAGAAGATTCACAGACGAGTCGATCTGCAGCGGATAATAGTTGGACTGTCAAAAATCAAAAGAGGTGACAGGAATACAGTGCACATCCCGGTTcaggtccctggacccaaaaagatTGAGAATCCCCGGAATAAACTACAACAAATAAACAGACGGGGGTAAAAATGCAGAAATCAATTTACCTTGTCTCGCTCCATTTGAGAGAGAAGCTCACTAGAAATATTGCGTTGCCGCAAGAACACAAGTAGATCCTCCTCCGTATCTAAGTAATAGAGCAGACGTTACGACATTCCATTCTTTCTGTCCTTAATTTATAGAAGTGCTGGAAGTTGAGAGAAGTTGGACAATGGCTAATGTTTGTGTTATGTACTGGAAATGATTGGTTTACACAAATCCATTCAATGGCGAGAGAACGGCACATTCCTACATTGTCATATATGATGACTATAATCA is part of the Phyllopteryx taeniolatus isolate TA_2022b chromosome 7, UOR_Ptae_1.2, whole genome shotgun sequence genome and harbors:
- the LOC133480481 gene encoding uncharacterized protein LOC133480481 isoform X2, which translates into the protein MQQMSLVSGDEVPSEGQGEPAEPHRVKEEEEDVWRSQNGEQLRGLKEVADVNAFTLTGGHEKKEVDEARSPQRRDLQSVKFGQHTTTEAYGDHCGGSQPDNFAPLQDMDDVASKSHRSDRTEDTLKTNKNSKDTEEDLLVFLRQRNISSELLSQMERDKIDSSVNLLMSDEELQKYIPHYGDRIAVVAFCRNPTSEARRKVIVDRRPTPPSCSRGSYLFGNGNGKRAKRRLELGWMNFDWKEKRFKQVRSGRGGGTKSLCIEKSKTVQEIQMMAEGIFFPDGQLSDYQTRITDFAEHQLDSASTLEEVYEITQARILRLYLCTKRRGQEAIQWNLDLGT
- the LOC133480481 gene encoding uncharacterized protein LOC133480481 isoform X1; the encoded protein is MWPSKKYSNCLRGRSRSTRRNFLQRKRRRNGKANNDWTCSQASPSVTRSGSLLTAFWLTSQHKKLTLKKMQQMSLVSGDEVPSEGQGEPAEPHRVKEEEEDVWRSQNGEQLRGLKEVADVNAFTLTGGHEKKEVDEARSPQRRDLQSVKFGQHTTTEAYGDHCGGSQPDNFAPLQDMDDVASKSHRSDRTEDTLKTNKNSKDTEEDLLVFLRQRNISSELLSQMERDKIDSSVNLLMSDEELQKYIPHYGDRIAVVAFCRNPTSEARRKVIVDRRPTPPSCSRGSYLFGNGNGKRAKRRLELGWMNFDWKEKRFKQVRSGRGGGTKSLCIEKSKTVQEIQMMAEGIFFPDGQLSDYQTRITDFAEHQLDSASTLEEVYEITQARILRLYLCTKRRGQEAIQWNLDLGT